Genomic DNA from Chaetodon auriga isolate fChaAug3 chromosome 18, fChaAug3.hap1, whole genome shotgun sequence:
TTTCATTTcaccagagagaggagagaccgGAGCCAGGCCTCCTGGTCCTCATCGAACCAAAGTAATGCCACTAAAACTACCACTAGATCAGATGACGCATGGGTGAAAGCGGATCAGATCACTTCTTTTAACAGCTACACCTCctctgatgaggaggagcaTCATGTGTCGATAGATACCCCACAGGGATCTTTCAAAGAGCAAGGTAGTGGGCAAAGTAATAAGAATGGGCAGGTGACTGATTATACAGAAGATCGGTACTTTTCCACTCCTGAAAAGAAGAACAGCAAAAAGCACATCTCTTATAAGTTCAAACCTGGCTCAAAGGGTAAAAATGGCAATCCCACAATTGCAACACCGTGCGCGGCCGACGCAGAGCAGCCCGCCAAAAAcgcctccccttcctcctccaccacctccaaaCCCATGGACCCGGCCCTGAAGAACCAGATCaccaagaggaagaggaacgtgctggtgaaggagaagaaagcagcCCAGACACTCAGTGCCATCCTCCTGGCCTTCATCCTCACGTGGACGCCGTACAACATCATGGTCCTCATCTCCACTTTCTGTGCCAACTGCATCCCCACGTCCCTGTGGCACCTGGGCTACTGGCTCTGCTACGTCAACAGCACCATCAACCCCATGTGCTACGCCCTCTGCAACAAGACCTTTCAGAAGACCTTCCGCATGCTCCTGCTCTgccagtggaggaggaggcggagaggCGAGGACAAGCTGTACTGGTGTGGACAAAACCAAAatgtcaacaataaaatgaCTTGATGTGGAACTTTAATACAAGAGCAAACTTGCTACTTTTACCCACATGTGGATTTTCTTGATATATACCGTAGTCAGTGGTCATCTTCAGCATGAAGTGCTGCATGTGATTTTTGTGTTAAAGTGCAAAATGTTGGTGGAAAGTGAGCTGAGCCTGACGCAGCGCTTAAACTGCTGTTCCAGATTCTTACAGGAAGACACCTTGTGAGGGTGGCGACACATTCTGACAAAGGTTAAAGGTTAAAGGATGGGTTCAGATAAGTCCATCTTAAAGAGGAGCTTCACTGATTTTATACCTCAAAGTCGATACAGGTCTTGGGGGATTACGAACGCATCTGAAAAGAGTTGCATGAAgtcttttgtggctccagagggagccgAAGTCTGATAAACTGACTCAAGTGATGTCATCTGAGTCAGCTCACTCAAGCGACGTCATTTGAGTCAGCGTCAGttgcttgaggctagcagctccaggctacattagccgctgctagcataacacacctgaacctTCATCTGAACTGTCAACAATtgggttgcattgtgggtaatgtaggcagcATGTTTTGATGAGGAAGGAGAATGTCTGCAGTACAGCGAGCTTTGACTGAAATTCATTTGTGTGGATTTCGTCCCCAATTTCTTACACTGGAGTCACACTGTGAAGGAGTCACTTCAGGGCCAGTGTGTACAGGAGGAATAATTACAGGAACTAGAGACAACATACTTTAATGGATGTGCTGTATGAGCATGTGAGCATAAAGTCTGAACCTATCCTTAAACCTCATAATCCTCCTTTATTCTATTGCTCACCTGCACTGTATATAAAGGAAATATTCTAGACTTACACATTTCAAAGTAATTTATAGTATAAAGATCATATTCACTGATTTTACACCTCACACATGGTAAATATAAACTGTAAGTGTATATCAGTGTTTAGtgaatgtttcctcttttgttttctatCTTAGCTCCTGTAGTCGACATCTGATCTCGTGCTCAAGGGCTAATCTGTAAATTTCTGTGCATTTCCAGCTGCATTAGTTTCACAGGTGTAACAAGATATAAGAGATTGTTTATGGTTCACACACTCTATTCCTGTCGATATTCacattactttaaaaaaagagaaaaaaaacagacacatttgaaGTAACCTCTCTCTGACGGATGAGTGACGCTGTTGTAAATTATTGCACTCGTGTCTTTTAATGATGTAGTGTCAGACGTTATCTCTCTAAACTCTGTGCCTTTTGTTCTGCTCAGAGGCAAAAGTGCTTTGTGGGTGAATCTGtgctctttgtctgtctgtgcagttcTCTGTGTACTAAAATGAACAGTGAAATACAAACTCAAAGGCAGAATTACACTTTTctgtcaacattttcaacatcaAGTGTGTTGAATCTGATCTGATTCACTTGtacactgttttttcttttgtttgagaAATCATTACCTGCTCCAACATTTGAGTATTAAAACTAATGTGTCATGGATGACATGACGACTGTTGCAGAACGATCAGCAGAGGTCGCCAAAGGTCAGGTTTGTGCAGACGTTCTGCACTAAAACCATCTGACGCAACTCAGCTATTAAAGGATGAGTCTGGTGATATTTTTCTTATTGCCTAGGCatcaaaagaccaaaaccaacaatgaaccGATCCGACTGAAAAGTATTGtttccactgttgtccaaaactACGCAAAAACCCACATGGTTCCACTGGGTGATGTGTTCCTTTACTACTATCAGCATGGATACAGCAGTTTTGGTCTTCTCGTAAGATGTGTTCACCATTAGAAAACCATAAAGATGATCACCAGCCTCACGCCTCCAAGCAGCGGTGCACAAACTTCCCACGTTACGGCTGAGACGCTGATCTGTTAAATTCAGCCTAACGAGCTGCAGCGCGCTGACTTAACCAGCACCTGTAGGTTTTTCTGGATGTCTGCGCTCAGACTGGCGGGATAATGTCTGAGCAAATCAACCGAGAAGTGATTTCTCAGATAGTCTGAAGGATTTTTAGAGGCCTGAATGAGTCGAACATCCTTCTTATCCTGTAATCACCTTCAGATTTGGGAACCACTGACTTTAAGCATCAAAAGTTCATTCTGAACCTCTGACATagcaacataaaaaataaataaatcccaACTTCATGTCCTCTTACTAGCTTTTTTCTGAGATTTCAGCTGTATCACACGGTTTTGATGGAGTCTGCTCAGTCATTGTGGAGGTTAATCTACTTCACCTCCATCACAACTGAACAAGCACCCTTTGCTAATGAAGACCATGTGATAtggctgaaagctctgaaaAGGCTAAAAACTAGACCTTGAGTTGGTTGTGTCGTCCTGTGTTGTTACTGAAGAATCATTCGTCACttatcacaaacacattttattggGACTTTACTGTCCGCTTTATTAAAAGTAAAGTCAGTTACACTCTAGAGCTCTTGAAAGCAACCACACAGCTCTTTCATCCCGCGCACCGCCAATgattatcattttaatttataCACCTTAGGCACGTAAATGTACAGCGTGTGAATTCTGGCCATACAGTACGCCACACAGTAATTGAAAAAAACTGAGAAGGCCATGTGTTCACTCTCAAACAGACAAGAtgatctgaaataaaaacacacttgttATATACCATTGCAATTTATTTATCTAAGCTTTTAGTTAAATAAGAATTTATCAGTCTTAAAATTCAATCCATCTTCATTCACAGTCGTATTACTGAACttgacaaaacaagaaaatctcTGTATATATGTTCTCTTTCAGGTAGTGGAATTAGCAGCAGTGGACAAACGCACACCGGAGGGTTagcacagaaaagatgaagtGTAGTCGAGCCACGTGTTGAAAGTATAGAGCAAATGAAGGGGCTTTGCGGGGGTTAAGAAATTTCTATCAGTgcagtatgaaaaaaaaaatcttatttttttcttagttCCCAATAGCATATAGGAAATCAATTTATCAACAAAGAAATCTGTACAATAGACCcagagggaaaaaatgacaCTTAAAAATCTTGCTTCCATGGCATAACTCAAGCTCCGTGAGGCAGACTGAGGGGACGTGTGCAGTACTACCTCCTCTTGGCAGCTGGCCTGGTGCCCTTGCTGCTGCCGCCTGCCTTGCTGGAGCCCTTGGAGCCAGAGAAGAACTTGGTCACGAGCTCGGAGACGTCTGGAAGCTCGGGGTTGGGGCTCAGCATGTGCATGGACTGCTCTATTTCCTGTAAAGACGGCAGTGATGGAAAACTGAAGGCTGGGGACAAGCTCTGGAAACCCTCACTGATTGATTTCTCACAGTTATGATGtcctcacacacagtcaggcaCAGACCGGGTACCATGAATTCAAAGCATTTCTGTGACTGCTGACATTACAAACCCTATTCTCTCAGGAACCTGCACTATCTGGTTccactaataaataaataattatcaAACTGACCAGAATGTATCCAATACAATTCAGAGAAACTGCATAATGAACTCGATGTATATACCATATTTCTGAAATAACACTTGAAGCTATTATTGATTACCTTTCTCATCTCTGGGTCATTGGTGTTGACCACCTTGGGCAGCAGAACAATGATCAGCAGCGGCAGAACCATCATCATAACCTACAGGAGCAACAAAGACTCATTTAAACAACAGAACCAGAAGATCAAGGACTACTTTTGTCCCATCATCCTGCATTTTCTGGCCCCAATGACCTAAATCTAAACTAATTTCATACATATTCTGCAAATTCAGTGCAACATCGTGTGTTTTCTTTACCATTGGGTTCATGAGGAAGTCCGTCCAGCCCCAGGTTTCTCTCTTCATGAAGTAGCTGTGAGTGCCAGAAGCCCTGATTTGAAGAGGATATGGCTGGCGAATTACTTCTGAAGTCTTGATGTAGTTCACAAGACGCGCCCTGTGAAACAACACACGGTTACTTTAGTGGGTCAGAGCTGCCTCTGGAATATAAGGCTGATGCACTCAGCATGAAAGATCTGAGCGTGTGGTGTTAGTCTTCTCACTCATGGATCGTACCTCATTTTGCCCTTGGATGTGATGTCAACGCGCACTGGTTCAAATCTGTAATTAGGAGTGACGACTTCCACGACGTAGGATCCCGAGGGGACGTCATTCACAGCAAAACTCCCATCAGTTCTGTGACAAGAGAGTGTAACAACATGAGGGTTCAGGAGGCAGAGGTGGTGATCTGACTCCATactggaggctgcagtttgtggcgTTATTCAACTAAATTATATTGTGAAAAGTGTCTTTTCACAATATCAGTCATGTAATATCAGTGGGGGTAGATGAAATATTAGAAACATCTCTCAGTAAAACACAGTGTAATTGTTCCATGTTAAATGGCCTTAAATTCATACTTGTCTGTCAGACAATAACAGGCTGTATGAAactaaaacacagtgaatgttTCTTGAGTGGGAGGTCTCCGATTTAAATGTACAACTAATGATTATCTTCACTGTTGATTAATCTGCCCATTAGTTTCTTGATCAATCGATTCGTtttttggtctataaaatgtcagaaaatgtttccCAGAGCCAAAGATGACGTCCTCaaaagtcttgttttgtccacaaacAGAAGAtaagacattcagtttactgccatagaggagtgaagaaaccagaaaatgttcacatttaagAAACTGGAATCTGAGAATTTTCACCTcttttctgaaataaaaaaaatccataaatatTCATTTAGTTGATCGATTAATCTCTACTATACATCAGCTGTTAGACTGCAGCCGCACACTCGTCTCTTGTGACCGAGGTTTGTTTTGGTTACAGCtcctgagagagaaaaggcctGTCTGAGCTCACACTGAGAACAAAGTTCACTGACGGGTGAGCAATAATGAATTCACGTTAACCAGGTTGTTGTCTCGGTTGGTATTAAGCTGTAAATTAGCCAGGACGGTTAAGACCTGCCAtctgacaacagcagctgcCGTGCGGTTTCCAGCAGTAACACGACACACAACCGTTTAAGCTAGCTGGTTATGCTAATGCTACATAGCCTCGCTAAcaggctagctagctaacggGTGTAACTGTGGCAGTTTCTTACCTCAAAAATCCCACATATTCTTCACCTTCCACTAGAATCCTGGCCGAGGAGACCCAATCTTGTGTTTTCAAGCCCGGAACTATCGCTCTCCCCTCGATTTTGAACCGATCTCCGTTCGTCTGTGTCGGTACACCTGCGCCAGGCCCTGTCTCCATGTCCGTGAAACACCACGCCACGGCGAGCGCAGCCTGCACGAGAAGCCATACAAGCGCTATTCTTTCCCTGCGCAGCATAATGTCCGTCCGAGTCAAATTAAAACGAGCTCTAACTGTATGTGCGTCAACATGTATTCACGAGCAGTCCGGAGAAGAAGCGGAAGACTCGGCGCATCAGCTGTCTCTGCGGAAAATGACGTCACTTTCAAAAAACCTTTATTGTACTAACCGACAATGACAGCTCACAGTCAGATGTACAGTACTGTCTGAGGAAATTAACGTTTTAAATACAATTCACAGATGCTAGCTCATACTATATTTGAAAATTAAGATCACAAAAGTAGTTTATTGCAAATTTGATTTTAACTGGATTTAttctaaatttaaaaaatgcagttttcctCATAATCAATATCTGCTTTTCCTTCAAGACTTCTCATACTGGATAAACTCTATAAGAATATACTCATTTGTTACAATGAATAGTTTTTAGTTTCcattgttttactgtattttgtcTCCATCGCTCTTGTCCTATTCAACGGTTCTACCTCCCATCGACACCGTTTTAACACTTTTGCTCAGATGAACAGAAATGGAAActtatttagatttttgtgCACCAACAGCAAACAAGACAAGCTGACAAACTTGTTTGACCGCTCTGGATGACTTATTAAACAAGATTAGGAGGGACTCACAATTATGTATGTTTACTTAAATACTTTGTTATGCCAAAATTTCCTAATATCGAAACAATTCTGCTGAAGCTCATTTCTCCTGCGATGTCACAGCTTGTTCTTACTGTACCTTTTCTGCatacacaaacaataaaaacaacatagaAGATCATGAGTTTTCtcaaatttatttaaaaagaagaTTAAAAGAATCACTTATTTTTACATTATACAGTCAAACGTCATATGAAGAGgcgaaaaacaaaaacaaaacaggaggaGCTCCAATAATTTAAGACTGTTGCAGATTCAAGTTCCTGATTCTGGTGGATCCAGGTGCAGAACATCAAAACGGCGGCGCATTCATTACAATCCACAAGTGCATTTGCATTGAATGGAGAAGAGCGGTGtagtgagagacaaagagcttGGCACTTCATAGAGCGACGTTACACCCAGTCTCATGGAGGTCCACTAAATATACCATTTCACAAGACGGTCCACTTCAATGTGAAGCAgtcatttgctgtgtgtgtttttttccttttgaaggGAGGCTCTCTCAGCCCTCCTCAAGAGTCTCCAGCTCGAACCGAGGGAGTTGTCTGAATTGTCAAGTTCAGTCCCAGTAAGAGGTCTGAGCTGAAGTGGCAGAGTGAATCAGTCCATTCCTCTGGCGTTGTCATTGTCAGCTCCATACACAGCCATGATCCGGCAGTAGTGGTCACATCCTCAGAGTGCTACAGTGACAGCCGTCAGGGCAGCTGAGATAGATAAGCCTCGATGGCCTGCGGCATGAAGTGGAGATTACATTAGTGGTTGACAGTGAAACCCTcagcaaacattaaaataatgtttgttttacatattATCAACCCAGTCCCATTATACACATCACAACAACCTGGACTACTATGTAAAATACTGACTGTAAAAGGGGGATgccagtgaattatttcctttCAGAACATGTCGTGGAATGACTCTTTAATGGTTCGATGCTGTGGAACCACTGAACAGGATGTGAAGATGGAAACAAATGAACCACAACCCAAATACAGACTCTCAACTCATATTACAAAAGCTCACGGTGGACATGAGTTGTTTTTAGGATGGGAGTGGTTGGCTACGTCCACCCAAAATCAACAGAGGGTGGAAACACAGAAGGAGcacctgtgtgtatgtttgtgacACAGTGATCATTCCAAAACATTTACGGGCAGCACCTTTGATTTCACGACACCTTCAAACAAGTAACCAGACAAAACTTGAACACTAAACGTCTGAATAATCCATATTTTCAAAGGGCtattaaatgcattttctgcAGTGCCATTTGCCAGTCCTGACAAATCTCTAAAGCTActgcatcattaaaaaaaaccccctgATAATTATGGTAACTTGTGTCTCACCTTTGCCAGTTCTCCTGTAGATCCTGGAATCAAACATAACCGGGCTCCTTCTTTCCACAAGTCCTTCAGCCGCTGCTTCATGACTTCAATATTCCTGccatcaacacacaaacattattaTTTCAACATGTGGTGAGTGCACACAGGACCGCCAGTCAGTGACCGCAGGAACACCTTCTCTCCACAGAAAGGAGCATGATGAGCTTTTCACACCACTTCTTGAAAACATTGCTTTAGAAACTCAAAAAGTTCCTGGTGGACAATCAGCTCGAATTAGAAAACCCTGTGAGACACATGTTTTAGTTAATGAATATCTGCTACTGTTTGAGTCAGTgtttgagacttttttttttttttacatccacaGCAGGTCTGTCATTTTTAGGGCAAGGCCACTTTGGACTTTGATAAACAGAAATTTATTGGGGCAAGTAGATCATGAAGGACAAAACCAAAGGTGCAGTAACACTAAATGACGACTGAACGTGAATGAAGACAGAATAGTTTCCAACCACCAATCGGGAGTCTGtgttctgaaaaacagtaaCGAGTTTATTAAAACTGTGAcctgaatgtttgacttttccGTAAAGTGCTGTCTGACTGATTTTCTAAAATGTGAACAGCTCAAtatattcattgtttttatattttaatgataaaatgaagCCTATAAACGAGATAAGAGAGATCAAAATTAATCTGGACAAGTTTCAACACTCATGCAGCTGCTAGCATTTGAGTTCATGAGAGAAGTGAAACAAATTAATATTAAATCAAAGTGTAGCATCAGAGAAAATCATACGCATCCACTGAATGCATCGATCATGAGGTCACTGTTAGGTTTTCTGTCAGCATGCACTGCCCACCTGTCGTCCTTCTGACCGTCCTGCAGTCTTTTCTCATTCTTAGAGAGTTCTGGCCACCACTTCCTGATGACGGATTGAACCCAGTGTAAACCCACCATTAAGTGTCtgttgaagaaaaaacaagttAAAGCAGACAACTTTGCCAAATCATGCTGTCAAAGATGGAAATTCTGTGTCACCCTGGTCATAAGATACAAGCGTAAAGGCATGTCATCACTAATCAAAGAGGCTTCATCCGTTCATTACAAACAGCAAATCCAAACACCTACAACTCAGCTCTCCTAGATAGATAGTCAAAGAGAGATAAacacctctcctcttcctcagtgacACTTACTCTTCGTATTTGCTGGCGAGAATGACTTTCACTTGGGGCAAGAGGTCAACACAGCAGCCCAGTGACAAACACGGTGCTTCAGTTTGAaggctgaaacaaacacagtgaaacgAAGTGGGCTCAAACGATCTTTGCTGCACATTTTTCACCACTTCACGGCATTTTACAGCCTCTCAGATTCACTAAAAGGAAAACAGACGGCTTCATCAAAAATACAAAGCACCCAGCTGAGACTCACTTGTTTGTTAAGACAGGTAAGCAGTCAAGCAGCACTCCTGTGTCTTGAATTCTGAGAAAGCAAAAAATTATTAAAGATGAAGCATCTCATGTAACTGAGGAATTAAAAACTATCAAAATGTAGTATTAGCTGTCACCCTTCTACCTTATTAGATAGGCCACTAATTCACTGGCGTTTCTTCGCCATAGTGTCTGGGCTACTTTTAGTCGTAGATTCCTTCCAAAAAGGACCTGAGTCATCGCTTCATGGTCCTTTGATAGCTGTGTGAACAGACAAACAATGCACAAAGGGAATTCAGTCAGTACCACGGTTGCAACTTGATCAGTCCCAAGAAAGTATTACAATAAAGTAGTTTTTACCCTAACAGAGCAGTAGTTAAACTGTGACTATCACCTCAGTAAAGTCGCTGTACTTGGAGCTGGCCCCTGCCATCTTGGAGGCCTCTGCAGAGTTCACAGGGAGCCCGCAGTTGTCATTGCAGTGCATGCCCCGCACATCATCAGAGCACGTCAGCTCATTTTCTTTGTTGGCCATGCCGCGGTCACGGACACGGACTACATCTGATGTTTTGCGGTGCAGCTTTAAGCCCACCTCCACCACTGGACAACCCTTCCTCTTGAAAGATGACGGTCGCTTCGCTTTGCCTGGGCTGTGCACTCCGTAGTGGACTTGAAATCTGCAAGAGGAAAGTTAACATGAACCAGCCGCAAATCGACACGGAGCTTGTGCTGTAAAACCATAAAATTCAAAGccacagacacagtgatggTGATGGAAAAGTGCCTTAATGATCCAGTGACTGATAGAGATGATCTGTGGGAAGTGGATAGCGAGTGAGTGATCATAAATAGATGAACCCCGCAGACAGGGATCAGACTCACCTTTCTTTATCTAAATCTTCCTTATTTCTAATATCCACCTAAAACAAAAGGATAAGGGATGAGGCCACTACTACAGTCTCTACTACAAGACCACTGAACTGTACTTCACAGTCACCAGGATTTGAGAGACAACTGGACGATTATTTGCACAATAAGCCATGttatttgctttcatgtcaCATACCTGCTTCATGTTCTTTTCAGCAGAAAGGTGCAGGCGGGATCGCTGAATGCCATTGGATTTATTCCCGTTGACGTAAAAGACTTCCTGTTGCCAGACATGCCAACCAGCTCATGCTTACCAGCTGCCACAATAAGGGAAACTGTTGGGACAATTGTGGGACAATTGTGGAACAATCACTGGTGAATCTACCTCAGTTTCAGGAGTCAAAGTCACTTCTCGTGGCCTAACAAATGACAGGTTAGCTTGCTATATACAGCATGTGCTCTAAGATGCAGCAGTGTCAGTATGAAAAAAAGCCTAAAAGACTAAAGGCAAACATTCAAATGagataaacacaacaaaagtgCTGCATTTGAGTTGCAAAGGCGTTGGCTACCGCGATACAAACATTACCATTAGCTAGGTGAGCTTCAACAAGTACAAATGTCACTATGTGGGGATTAAAGTTAAGGTAGCGTTCTTTCTGTCTGGCCACAAATAAGACAGTCGATGTTTGGAGGAAAGCAACGCTGCATTTAGTTACGTCCCTAAGCTAAAAGTTAGCTCATGTTCCTAGCTAGCGTACAATCGCCGTTAGCTTTAACtgttagcctttagctcaaCTATCAAGGATACACGGAGACGTTGAAAGTAACTATCTGGGCCGCTATGGCGAGCAAGCTAGTTAGCCTTCCAACTCAGGGAACATATGGCTTCAGAAATGGCAGTTCAGAAATTATTGACATCAtttaaacagtaaaattaaACACCAACCGATTCATTTTGTCACGGGTCATGAGGTCCTCTCGGGTGTGTAAATCCAAAAGGCGAAAAACTGGTTAAACTTATGAGCAACTCTTCCCTGTGCAGGCTTGCTAGCGTTTCACAGGTCTGCCATTCAAATGAATACACCGCCGGTGAGAGGGGATTGTGGGATTGATTTTGGCGAGAAAAAGATGGTGATTTAGCGACGCCTGGTGGACATTTCGAAACAAGTTTAAATCCCTGCGCGCCATGGCGCCACCCAGTGCCGTGCAGAAAGACTGCTTCGTCGAcctcaagaagaagaagaagaagaagaagaagaagaagaagaagaacttaATCAGACATGCCCAGGGGAGACAGAAGTACTCAGCTgtatattttgcatttatttgctgCAGGGTATCTTGTGAATTTTCCTCAGGGGGATCAAAAAAGTCTTATCTTTACCAGTGATAGTATGTTGTAATTTATTCATTGACTAGATTTTGAATAATTAATCTGAATCCTCAAAGTAACTAATCACTAAAGTTATCAGATAAATGtcgtggagtaaaaagtacaatatttgcctgtAGCAGAAGTAGAAAGTAGTAGaatgggggagaaaaaaagccaagtacaagtacctcaaaagcCCTAAAAGAGTTTATTTCAGAATTTAATAGATATTTAAACTTTACTGATTTCTATAACCCGAACAAATTGTGTTTGACTCTTTGACTACTTTCTTGAATCTGTCAGACTCAATAGGTAATGAAGAATAAAAGTCCTGAACTTTATTACTAAAGACCTTTTGGTTTCTAAATAAGCCAGATTTATAATATGACTCAAGGCCATagtttttattatatttaatCTGAAATTAAACAGTGACCCACTGGAGaccatttaaataaaaacactgtgcTGCATGAAGGTATTATGTTTCAGAACTCACCAGGATGATGTAACCAGCCACCTTCTTCTCTTCtactgtatttttcttccttttctcctttaaaACCTCCTCAGAAAAGACAGCTGCTGTTAAAGAGCTGAAAAACTACTGAATAACTGACAGGGCAGAACTTCAGGATACAAACAGAGCTTGAATAAACCCTCATTCGGGCTTGCTTATCGTCCCGACCTTCATGACCTCCTGATGAAGGCCATTTAGACcaaaacactgtgtgaaattattctgaaataaagcagcagtgagagagacagtgttGTAGAATTTTTCCACTCTCACCTTTATTTAAGAAGCGACAGCTGCACCTCATTTGGAAACAAACGTGAGGTAATCATCCTGAAACTGAAGCTTCTGCCTTTAGAGCCCAGACgagaacaacaaaacagcaacaaagacaacaacaaaataagcTGTTACGTATGTATATCACGTAATTGTACATATCGCTAACTCTGAATTATGAGGTTCcattaatattcagtttcaAGTCAGCCTGAGGTTACCTGCCTTTACAGCTGTGCACCTG
This window encodes:
- the chrm5b gene encoding muscarinic acetylcholine receptor M5b, whose amino-acid sequence is MGVDPPNSTFANTSHVPAAPHSLWEAITIATVSAIVSLITIVGNVLVLLSFKVNSQLKTVNNYYLLSLAFADLIIGVLSMNLYTTYILMGYWSLGNLACDLWLAVDYVASNASVMNLLVISFDRYFSITRPLTYRAKRTPKRAAIMIGLAWLVSFVLWAPPILCWQYFVGERKVLPDQCQIQFLTEPVITFGTAIAAFYIPVSVMTILYCRIYKETQKRTKDLAELQGLATENVPEGTKPQKTIIHSCFHFTRERRDRSQASWSSSNQSNATKTTTRSDDAWVKADQITSFNSYTSSDEEEHHVSIDTPQGSFKEQGSGQSNKNGQVTDYTEDRYFSTPEKKNSKKHISYKFKPGSKGKNGNPTIATPCAADAEQPAKNASPSSSTTSKPMDPALKNQITKRKRNVLVKEKKAAQTLSAILLAFILTWTPYNIMVLISTFCANCIPTSLWHLGYWLCYVNSTINPMCYALCNKTFQKTFRMLLLCQWRRRRRGEDKLYWCGQNQNVNNKMT
- the emc7b gene encoding endoplasmic reticulum membrane protein complex subunit 7 → MLRRERIALVWLLVQAALAVAWCFTDMETGPGAGVPTQTNGDRFKIEGRAIVPGLKTQDWVSSARILVEGEEYVGFLRTDGSFAVNDVPSGSYVVEVVTPNYRFEPVRVDITSKGKMRARLVNYIKTSEVIRQPYPLQIRASGTHSYFMKRETWGWTDFLMNPMVMMMVLPLLIIVLLPKVVNTNDPEMRKEIEQSMHMLSPNPELPDVSELVTKFFSGSKGSSKAGGSSKGTRPAAKRR
- the katnbl1 gene encoding KATNB1-like protein 1, with the translated sequence MKQVDIRNKEDLDKERFQVHYGVHSPGKAKRPSSFKRKGCPVVEVGLKLHRKTSDVVRVRDRGMANKENELTCSDDVRGMHCNDNCGLPVNSAEASKMAGASSKYSDFTELSKDHEAMTQVLFGRNLRLKVAQTLWRRNASELVAYLIRIQDTGVLLDCLPVLTNNLQTEAPCLSLGCCVDLLPQVKVILASKYEEHLMVGLHWVQSVIRKWWPELSKNEKRLQDGQKDDRNIEVMKQRLKDLWKEGARLCLIPGSTGELAKAIEAYLSQLP